The proteins below are encoded in one region of Planctopirus limnophila DSM 3776:
- a CDS encoding tetratricopeptide repeat protein, which produces MSGTGPINSLPRPDQIAARFVVAAMLLALCAFAGAGCAATKWQSPLVSGFKEPKIDGVQGPTERRLRRGLITQASATEDADGDERSLAPIAGSEEFAKAEELFKEGKFAEAESAFKKIAKKYKKSEIREDALFMQAESAFQRQHYADAYDIVAVLLKEYPSSRYLDSISRRLFEIARIWLNDPKVAQIDEIQQTNLQNPGERLPPPSPVEDKKQSAFALNLFDEKKPVFDPEGNAIAALRAIWLNDPAGPLADDALMLAASHFARRSKWAEADNYFSLLREQYPNSPHVQKAFLLGSHVKLMSYEGAGYDGRRLEEARQLKETALRLYPEAEDRARLEKELAGIEEAEVARLWEQIRFYQRKRRDSAVGLYCHMLIDRYPNSSYAPQARQILNELGPQYATGEKYRIAPPPQPKPSLIPPIPGLTPTTPPELKPVEKTEKSRSWWGGSKETPAEESEGRELLNPGDNPPDDRGSPGDNGVDPRTIQAAGERPQEGR; this is translated from the coding sequence ATGTCTGGAACCGGCCCAATAAATTCGCTCCCACGACCTGATCAGATTGCTGCACGCTTCGTCGTTGCGGCAATGCTGCTGGCCCTTTGCGCATTTGCAGGAGCGGGTTGTGCAGCGACCAAGTGGCAATCGCCCCTGGTCTCCGGATTCAAAGAACCCAAAATTGATGGCGTTCAAGGTCCCACCGAAAGACGCCTTCGCCGCGGTCTGATCACACAGGCCAGTGCAACGGAAGATGCGGATGGAGACGAGCGTTCTCTGGCCCCGATCGCTGGTTCCGAAGAGTTCGCAAAGGCCGAAGAGTTATTCAAGGAAGGCAAGTTCGCCGAAGCCGAAAGTGCGTTCAAGAAAATCGCGAAGAAGTACAAAAAGAGCGAGATTCGAGAGGACGCCCTCTTCATGCAGGCGGAATCTGCTTTCCAGAGACAGCACTATGCCGACGCTTATGACATCGTCGCTGTACTGCTGAAAGAGTATCCATCATCCCGGTATCTGGATTCGATCTCGCGACGTCTCTTTGAAATTGCCCGGATCTGGTTGAATGATCCCAAGGTTGCTCAAATCGATGAAATTCAGCAGACCAATCTGCAAAATCCAGGCGAACGACTTCCGCCACCTTCCCCAGTGGAAGATAAGAAACAAAGCGCCTTTGCTCTCAATCTGTTCGACGAGAAGAAGCCCGTTTTTGATCCCGAAGGAAATGCAATCGCTGCCTTACGGGCGATCTGGCTCAATGACCCTGCCGGGCCATTGGCCGATGACGCTCTGATGCTCGCCGCCAGTCATTTTGCGCGACGCAGCAAATGGGCCGAAGCTGATAACTACTTCTCACTTCTGCGAGAGCAGTATCCGAACAGCCCGCACGTTCAAAAGGCGTTTTTGCTGGGTTCTCACGTCAAATTGATGTCTTATGAAGGGGCTGGCTACGATGGCCGCCGCCTTGAAGAAGCTCGTCAACTTAAAGAGACAGCTCTCCGCCTCTACCCGGAAGCTGAAGATCGCGCCCGTCTGGAAAAAGAACTGGCTGGGATTGAGGAAGCCGAAGTTGCTCGCCTCTGGGAACAGATTCGTTTTTATCAGAGAAAACGCCGCGACAGTGCTGTGGGTCTGTATTGCCACATGCTGATCGACCGCTACCCCAACAGTTCCTATGCTCCTCAAGCCCGTCAAATCCTCAATGAATTAGGGCCACAATACGCCACTGGTGAAAAGTACCGTATCGCACCACCGCCTCAACCGAAGCCCTCACTGATTCCACCCATTCCCGGTTTGACACCCACCACGCCACCCGAACTCAAACCTGTTGAAAAGACAGAAAAATCCCGAAGCTGGTGGGGTGGCAGCAAAGAGACTCCTGCCGAGGAATCCGAAGGGCGAGAGTTATTGAATCCGGGAGATAATCCACCCGATGATCGCGGTTCTCCCGGCGATAATGGTGTCGATCCACGCACTATTCAGGCCGCAGGTGAAAGACCTCAGGAGGGGCGATGA
- the lptE gene encoding LPS assembly lipoprotein LptE — MTTPRDQQRCQGEFAPRESFPAAQKISRRDCLAMLSTLPWVFTGCGYTIGKAFSPQIRTVTVPIFENDTFRRGIEYQLTEAVQREIRTRTPFKLVNGDEAETRLSGKIVEIRKDVLGETTWDDPRELQFSLMVHVTWEDLRSGEVLGKETAPLDTSSIAMASQADFAPEVGQSLATATADSTSRLARRIVNMMETPW, encoded by the coding sequence ATGACCACTCCTCGAGATCAGCAGCGTTGTCAGGGAGAATTTGCGCCGCGGGAATCGTTTCCGGCTGCACAAAAAATCTCTCGGCGTGATTGTCTGGCGATGCTCTCGACCTTGCCCTGGGTTTTCACCGGCTGTGGATACACGATTGGAAAAGCCTTCAGTCCTCAGATTCGGACAGTGACTGTCCCTATTTTCGAGAACGATACTTTCCGCCGGGGGATTGAGTACCAGTTGACGGAAGCTGTGCAGCGTGAGATTCGCACACGAACCCCGTTTAAACTGGTGAATGGCGATGAAGCCGAGACACGCCTTTCGGGGAAAATTGTCGAAATCCGCAAAGATGTTCTGGGAGAAACCACCTGGGATGATCCTCGCGAACTGCAATTTTCACTGATGGTGCATGTGACCTGGGAAGATCTTCGCAGTGGTGAGGTCCTCGGTAAAGAGACCGCACCACTCGATACCAGTTCGATTGCCATGGCCTCTCAAGCCGACTTCGCACCTGAAGTTGGTCAATCTCTGGCCACCGCGACGGCCGACTCGACATCGAGGCTGGCCCGCCGGATTGTCAACATGATGGAAACGCCCTGGTAG
- a CDS encoding zinc-dependent alcohol dehydrogenase family protein: MQAAIFRRTGEPVDVIEIQSIHTNKSPSGADSASAHAAQTPAKGMVRVRMEAAPINPSDLMTIRGRYTKQPPLPARIGYEGAGIVSAANAGLYGRWLVGKRVAVLAADGGTWGEELDLPAKNVIPVGSKLNSLEAASFFVNPATTWLLTNQSLSIPQGGWLVQSAAASAVGQMVCALGKHYGFRTMNLVRSASALEIVKRAGGDAVIVTDDAGLWKEELQQQLPGGRIRYAIDPVGGELAATLVSMLGESGQIVLYGTLSHEPMSFSPRSLMTYGASVRGFWLGAEMARMNLWKKLSLVKTIRYLQERRILRTEVGLQFPIDEVHQAVLAAEAPQKSGKVYLVF; encoded by the coding sequence ATGCAGGCTGCGATTTTTCGTCGAACAGGTGAACCCGTAGACGTGATTGAAATTCAATCCATCCACACAAACAAATCACCTTCAGGAGCAGATTCTGCTTCCGCCCATGCTGCTCAAACGCCAGCAAAAGGCATGGTGCGTGTGCGGATGGAAGCAGCGCCGATCAATCCCTCAGATCTGATGACGATTCGCGGCCGGTACACTAAGCAGCCACCCCTTCCGGCTCGCATTGGCTATGAAGGTGCAGGGATTGTGAGTGCGGCAAATGCCGGTCTGTATGGACGATGGCTGGTCGGGAAGCGCGTTGCTGTCCTCGCTGCGGATGGCGGCACCTGGGGCGAAGAGTTGGATCTGCCAGCCAAAAATGTGATCCCTGTCGGTTCCAAACTTAATTCCCTCGAAGCGGCCAGTTTCTTTGTGAATCCCGCCACCACCTGGCTGTTAACGAATCAGAGCCTGTCGATTCCTCAAGGTGGCTGGCTCGTACAGTCGGCAGCAGCTTCGGCTGTCGGGCAGATGGTCTGTGCCCTCGGGAAGCATTACGGCTTCCGCACGATGAATCTGGTGAGATCGGCCAGCGCTCTAGAAATTGTGAAGCGAGCCGGTGGCGATGCCGTCATCGTGACAGATGACGCAGGCTTGTGGAAAGAAGAGCTTCAGCAGCAGTTACCGGGTGGCCGCATACGTTATGCGATTGATCCCGTCGGCGGAGAGTTGGCAGCCACTCTGGTTTCAATGCTGGGTGAATCTGGCCAGATTGTCTTGTATGGGACGCTTTCGCATGAACCGATGAGCTTTTCCCCACGTTCATTAATGACGTACGGAGCCAGCGTGAGGGGCTTCTGGCTCGGTGCTGAGATGGCCAGGATGAACTTATGGAAGAAACTTTCTCTCGTGAAGACCATCCGTTATCTCCAGGAACGCAGAATTCTGCGAACCGAAGTGGGATTGCAGTTTCCTATCGATGAAGTTCATCAGGCTGTGCTCGCGGCAGAAGCTCCGCAGAAATCCGGCAAGGTCTATCTCGTATTTTAA
- a CDS encoding NfeD family protein — protein sequence MSASSYGSLKISSDQARLPRPETLSVSRTSKTWFLQPKCLLLLMLCGSLWLTPKAGFAAVDPVPGAPPREDAPIPEGSGAKSSGAEAKSPSVPLIPQGVAPAENNGSGIANANALQAGQPLGQFVRVTAPINDVVFNQITGTAQKLQATATAENRPAVMVLEIEPGVSPPHQVQGLVRFLLSAQTPRVRFVAWVPQTVTGRQAMVALACQDVVVKPDAELGDLGRGEKLPEEDQQLLQMIASRRVNPRVSSAVLSSLTNREAVLWKVTVEKPGAGGEKGTDIRFVDAEELKQLQASQAVILETQRLKEAGLVGRFSGDTLRSWGMVCTQTAETKTEVADLYQLPKESMRIRPAEEQQKVGIIRLDGVINQMNGTFLRRQIARYQAQGVELLIIEIDSPGGLATVSSELAELIASLSEEKIRTVAWIPRQAISGAAMVALGCDEIYMAPNAKMGDVQPIEARPGEAFERVPDKVMTVIRATLLALAKQKGRPEAIAAAMADRGTRVFRMREKSSGRVWFMTEEEAEAAGDLWEKGPQLEETRGEMVITLTAPRAVELKMADGIVPDLDALKEKLGISAELRLQPIKPSWVDSLVFVLNTTPMKVLLLMVALGALYLEAHFFTGILSIVSATSFTLFFWAAFLGGTAGWLEVSLFLLGVVLIAMEIFVIPGFGVTGISGILLVLTSLVMAIESFRHVDAWGASINIAHGLGTISAAMVGVMIFGFFVSKYLPNLPWMEAMILAPPGGAAAIEATGRPRLRHDELQAISADLMGAHGVATTVLRPSGKARVGQQILDVVSDGGFVQPGTPIEVISVDGVRIVVRPAESHPV from the coding sequence ATGAGTGCGAGTTCGTACGGCAGCTTAAAGATCTCATCCGATCAGGCGAGGCTTCCACGACCAGAAACTCTGTCAGTCAGCAGGACCTCGAAAACGTGGTTCCTGCAGCCGAAATGCCTGCTGCTGTTGATGTTGTGTGGAAGCCTGTGGTTGACACCTAAGGCAGGATTTGCTGCCGTCGATCCAGTGCCTGGCGCACCACCCCGCGAAGATGCACCAATTCCTGAGGGTTCAGGTGCGAAGAGTTCAGGTGCTGAAGCGAAGTCCCCCAGTGTACCGCTCATCCCTCAGGGTGTGGCCCCGGCAGAAAATAATGGTTCAGGGATTGCCAATGCAAATGCGCTTCAGGCTGGTCAACCACTGGGGCAGTTCGTCCGTGTGACAGCACCGATCAACGATGTGGTCTTCAATCAGATCACGGGGACAGCACAAAAACTCCAGGCGACTGCCACTGCCGAAAATCGACCAGCCGTGATGGTGCTCGAAATCGAACCGGGAGTCAGCCCACCGCATCAGGTGCAGGGTCTGGTTCGTTTCCTCCTTTCGGCACAGACACCGCGTGTGCGATTTGTGGCCTGGGTGCCTCAGACAGTCACCGGTCGGCAGGCGATGGTCGCACTGGCCTGTCAGGATGTTGTCGTGAAACCAGATGCTGAGCTGGGAGACTTAGGTCGCGGCGAGAAATTACCCGAAGAAGATCAGCAGCTCTTGCAGATGATTGCCTCCCGGCGGGTCAACCCGCGCGTCAGTTCAGCCGTCTTGTCGAGTCTGACCAATCGAGAGGCCGTGCTGTGGAAGGTGACTGTCGAAAAACCGGGTGCTGGTGGTGAAAAAGGGACAGATATCCGCTTTGTCGATGCGGAAGAACTGAAGCAACTCCAGGCATCGCAAGCTGTCATTCTGGAAACCCAGCGGCTGAAAGAAGCCGGTCTGGTCGGTCGATTCAGCGGTGACACTTTGCGAAGCTGGGGTATGGTTTGCACACAAACAGCCGAGACCAAGACCGAAGTGGCCGATCTTTATCAGTTGCCCAAAGAATCCATGCGAATCAGGCCGGCCGAAGAACAGCAGAAGGTGGGGATCATTCGTCTGGATGGCGTCATCAATCAGATGAATGGGACATTTCTGCGCAGGCAGATTGCCAGATATCAGGCCCAGGGTGTCGAACTGTTGATTATCGAAATTGACTCGCCGGGAGGACTGGCAACCGTCAGTTCAGAACTTGCCGAACTGATCGCGAGTCTCTCCGAGGAGAAGATTCGCACAGTGGCGTGGATTCCCCGTCAAGCAATCAGTGGTGCGGCCATGGTCGCTTTGGGCTGTGATGAAATCTACATGGCTCCAAATGCCAAGATGGGGGATGTACAGCCCATCGAGGCACGCCCGGGTGAAGCCTTTGAACGTGTTCCCGATAAAGTGATGACCGTCATCAGGGCCACCTTGCTGGCACTCGCGAAGCAAAAAGGGCGTCCCGAAGCAATTGCGGCTGCGATGGCTGACCGGGGAACGCGAGTCTTCCGCATGCGGGAAAAATCTTCGGGTCGTGTGTGGTTCATGACAGAGGAAGAGGCTGAAGCCGCTGGCGATTTGTGGGAAAAAGGGCCTCAACTTGAAGAGACTCGCGGCGAAATGGTGATCACGCTCACGGCACCACGAGCTGTTGAACTCAAAATGGCAGACGGCATTGTTCCGGATCTGGATGCGCTTAAGGAAAAACTGGGGATTTCTGCAGAGCTTAGGCTCCAGCCGATCAAACCCAGTTGGGTCGATTCACTGGTCTTTGTGTTGAATACCACCCCCATGAAGGTCTTGCTGTTGATGGTGGCACTGGGGGCACTTTACCTTGAAGCTCACTTCTTCACCGGGATTTTGAGTATTGTCTCGGCCACCAGCTTTACGCTGTTTTTCTGGGCTGCGTTTTTAGGAGGAACTGCCGGTTGGCTGGAAGTCTCGCTTTTCCTCCTGGGAGTGGTGTTGATCGCCATGGAGATTTTCGTGATTCCAGGGTTTGGAGTCACCGGGATCTCAGGGATCCTCCTGGTGCTGACTTCGCTGGTCATGGCCATTGAATCGTTTCGCCATGTCGATGCCTGGGGAGCCTCCATCAATATCGCTCATGGATTAGGCACCATCTCGGCAGCGATGGTGGGTGTGATGATCTTTGGATTTTTCGTGAGCAAGTACCTCCCGAACCTCCCCTGGATGGAAGCCATGATCCTGGCACCTCCTGGTGGAGCAGCGGCTATCGAAGCCACCGGCAGACCTCGTTTAAGGCATGACGAACTCCAGGCGATTTCTGCGGACTTAATGGGAGCTCATGGTGTGGCCACCACTGTGCTAAGGCCTTCCGGTAAAGCTCGAGTCGGGCAGCAGATTCTGGATGTGGTGAGTGATGGTGGCTTTGTTCAACCGGGAACTCCCATCGAAGTCATTTCTGTCGATGGAGTACGGATCGTCGTACGACCGGCTGAAAGTCACCCGGTGTAA
- a CDS encoding SET domain-containing protein, whose translation MPAWYEIIRVGKVPYGKGVFAIRTITAGETIGKVTGKVIDDPEYTSTYCIDLGDGVKSLEPRGPFRYLNHCCEPNAKLFLHETVYEDGTPGPTEVTVEALCTIEPEEEVRIDYAWDIVGAIPCLCGASQCRGWIVDPEQLPKLLKKQKKLTERDKAPQKSK comes from the coding sequence ATGCCGGCTTGGTATGAGATTATTCGAGTGGGTAAAGTTCCTTATGGGAAAGGCGTCTTTGCCATCCGGACAATTACCGCAGGCGAGACAATCGGGAAGGTCACCGGAAAAGTGATCGATGATCCGGAGTACACTTCGACTTACTGCATCGATCTGGGAGATGGGGTTAAGTCGCTGGAGCCACGGGGCCCGTTCCGCTATTTGAATCATTGCTGCGAGCCGAATGCGAAATTGTTTCTGCATGAAACAGTCTATGAAGACGGCACACCCGGCCCGACGGAAGTGACGGTTGAGGCTCTCTGCACGATTGAGCCCGAGGAAGAAGTCCGCATCGACTACGCCTGGGACATTGTTGGGGCGATTCCCTGCTTATGCGGCGCCAGCCAATGCCGGGGTTGGATTGTCGATCCCGAGCAGCTTCCCAAGTTATTGAAAAAGCAGAAAAAACTGACGGAACGCGACAAAGCCCCACAAAAATCGAAGTAA
- the rpsD gene encoding 30S ribosomal protein S4 codes for MGRYTGPKGRVNRRLGAIVFENAGAIRALERRNTPPGMAERRRKLSAYGTAHFEKQKIKYYYGLREAQLRKYFEMARAKKGNTGEFLLLTCERRLDNIVRRAGFTKSRLQARQGIVHRHFQLNGHTVDIPSILVKPGDVITLRNRPNVKELYADLVESASLPSVDWLAVDRSGFEIRVMALPTATDISLPVEIGLVVALMSR; via the coding sequence ATGGGTCGTTATACGGGTCCTAAGGGACGTGTGAATCGTCGGTTGGGTGCAATCGTTTTCGAAAATGCCGGTGCCATTCGTGCGCTGGAGCGTCGCAATACTCCGCCAGGTATGGCCGAGCGAAGAAGAAAACTGTCCGCCTATGGGACAGCTCACTTCGAAAAGCAGAAGATCAAGTATTACTATGGCTTGCGCGAAGCACAGCTGCGAAAATACTTCGAAATGGCCCGCGCCAAGAAGGGGAATACCGGCGAGTTTCTCCTTCTGACCTGCGAGCGTCGGCTGGATAACATTGTCCGCCGTGCCGGCTTCACCAAGAGCCGCCTCCAGGCACGACAGGGGATTGTACACCGTCACTTCCAGTTAAATGGCCACACCGTTGACATTCCGTCGATTCTGGTCAAGCCAGGCGACGTGATCACTCTGCGGAACCGTCCAAACGTTAAAGAACTTTATGCCGACCTGGTCGAGAGTGCCTCTCTTCCTTCAGTCGACTGGCTGGCCGTTGATCGCAGCGGGTTTGAGATCCGCGTCATGGCTCTGCCGACAGCTACTGACATCAGCCTGCCCGTCGAGATTGGTCTCGTCGTCGCCCTCATGTCACGATAA
- a CDS encoding adenylate kinase family protein — translation MSDDRYPTILLFGAPGVGKGTQGTILGQIPGFFHLACGDVFRSLNIRSPEGREIYDHSSRGELVPDELTVRVWNKALLGHIAVSRFRPPEEILILDGIPRTVTQAEILNSTINVLKVIHLICADHEQMIDRIKRRAIRENRADDASEEVIRRRFEVYRRESDPVINCYDSDKVAFVDALQRPSKVLSDILQILIPVQADWLKSLDETP, via the coding sequence ATGTCCGATGATCGATATCCCACCATTCTCCTGTTCGGTGCCCCTGGGGTAGGGAAAGGGACGCAAGGCACAATTCTGGGTCAGATTCCCGGGTTCTTTCATCTGGCCTGTGGCGATGTTTTCCGTTCGCTCAACATTCGCTCTCCTGAAGGCCGGGAAATCTACGACCACAGTTCACGCGGCGAACTCGTTCCAGATGAATTGACAGTCCGCGTCTGGAATAAGGCACTCCTGGGACACATTGCTGTCTCGCGTTTTCGACCGCCGGAAGAAATTCTGATTCTGGACGGCATTCCCAGAACGGTGACTCAGGCGGAAATTCTCAACTCGACGATCAACGTCCTGAAGGTCATTCATCTTATCTGTGCCGATCATGAACAGATGATTGACCGCATTAAACGCCGGGCCATTCGGGAAAACCGGGCTGACGATGCTTCGGAAGAGGTGATCCGGCGACGCTTCGAAGTGTACCGCCGCGAGAGCGACCCTGTGATCAACTGCTACGACTCGGACAAAGTCGCATTCGTGGATGCCTTACAGAGACCATCAAAAGTCTTGTCAGATATTCTGCAGATTCTCATTCCCGTACAGGCTGACTGGCTCAAATCTTTGGATGAGACACCTTGA
- a CDS encoding Uma2 family endonuclease, protein MTTLLGSKLLTADEYGRLDNDGRLTELVRGRVVEMNRPFTSHGYILINTSFWLAQFVKQKNLGRVVGGDAGVVTQHDPDTVRGPDLAYYSYQRIPAGSLPEGYWPASPELVIEIRSQNDRWKDILQKVAEYLNANVLTVAIIDPSSKHVHVYSADQEAQILTSADLLTFPDILPGFEVVVDSLFE, encoded by the coding sequence ATGACAACACTGCTGGGCTCAAAATTACTCACCGCAGACGAATACGGCCGACTGGATAACGACGGCCGGTTGACAGAACTTGTCCGTGGGAGAGTTGTCGAGATGAATCGGCCGTTCACATCGCATGGATACATTCTCATCAATACCAGCTTTTGGTTGGCGCAGTTTGTGAAGCAGAAAAATTTGGGGAGGGTCGTCGGAGGTGATGCGGGGGTCGTGACACAACACGATCCCGATACTGTACGTGGCCCGGATCTCGCCTATTACAGCTATCAACGAATCCCGGCAGGTTCATTACCAGAGGGATACTGGCCAGCCAGTCCCGAACTGGTCATCGAGATTCGCTCCCAGAACGATCGCTGGAAAGACATCCTGCAGAAGGTGGCTGAGTACCTCAATGCCAATGTTCTCACAGTGGCCATCATCGACCCCAGTTCTAAACATGTCCATGTTTATTCAGCCGACCAGGAAGCACAGATTTTGACGAGTGCCGACCTTTTGACGTTTCCCGATATCCTGCCCGGCTTCGAAGTTGTTGTGGACAGCCTGTTTGAATAA
- the rimO gene encoding 30S ribosomal protein S12 methylthiotransferase RimO, whose translation MQLPIISLDETPSLPQASTGPQTNSKGTYAFVSLGCPKNLVDSERMLGTLSEEGYSLVPNPEGADFVVINTCGFIDSAREESKSVIREMLQLKSHGGTRGVIVAGCLPERMGGALLQEIPEIDHVMGVFSREEIGKVADRMVGGAREQREVFRPAPIRAMDDRLRLRVTPKHFAYLKISEGCDRTCTFCAIPKMRGKHITKPIEMVIQEARELAADGVKELILVAQDTTYYGLDLYGRVRLAELLREVEKVEGIQWIRLMYLYPIHFTDELIDTIAGSGKILPYLDLPLQHINDTMLRRMQRRTNRAATVELLDKLQDRIANLTIRTTFITGFPGETDAQFEELCQFVDEGRFARLGAFTYSYEPGTPAVRLPDHLPEDVKAARRDRLMEIQQPHAFAFADQWIGYELDAVLDRKIDEQTWLGRCFFDAPDIDANVFVTGENLRAGQMIPVEITARDGYDLRAVAIPNDADLPAGD comes from the coding sequence ATGCAGTTGCCGATCATCTCGCTCGACGAAACGCCCAGCTTGCCACAAGCTAGTACTGGCCCCCAAACCAACTCGAAAGGGACATACGCCTTCGTCAGCCTGGGTTGCCCCAAAAATCTCGTCGATAGCGAACGTATGCTCGGTACGCTCTCCGAGGAAGGCTACTCGCTGGTTCCTAATCCCGAAGGAGCCGATTTCGTCGTCATCAATACTTGCGGCTTCATCGACAGTGCCCGCGAAGAATCAAAATCGGTCATCCGCGAAATGCTCCAACTCAAGTCTCACGGCGGAACTCGTGGTGTCATCGTCGCTGGCTGTCTGCCAGAACGTATGGGTGGCGCACTCCTGCAGGAAATCCCGGAGATCGACCATGTCATGGGTGTCTTCAGCCGGGAAGAAATTGGCAAAGTCGCCGATCGAATGGTCGGTGGAGCACGCGAACAACGCGAAGTTTTCCGTCCAGCCCCCATCCGGGCCATGGATGACCGATTGCGTTTAAGAGTCACTCCCAAACACTTCGCCTATCTCAAAATCTCAGAAGGTTGTGATCGAACCTGTACGTTTTGTGCGATTCCTAAAATGCGTGGGAAGCACATCACTAAGCCAATCGAGATGGTCATTCAGGAAGCTCGGGAGCTGGCTGCGGATGGCGTCAAAGAACTGATTCTTGTGGCCCAGGATACGACCTACTATGGACTCGATCTGTATGGTCGAGTGCGTCTGGCAGAACTGCTTCGAGAAGTGGAAAAAGTCGAGGGGATTCAGTGGATCCGCCTGATGTACCTTTACCCGATTCACTTCACTGATGAACTGATCGATACCATTGCCGGCTCAGGCAAGATTCTGCCTTATCTCGATCTCCCCTTGCAGCACATTAACGACACGATGCTGCGGAGAATGCAGCGTCGCACGAACAGAGCTGCCACCGTGGAATTACTCGATAAACTGCAGGATCGGATTGCGAATCTTACGATCCGTACCACCTTCATCACGGGTTTCCCGGGAGAGACCGATGCCCAGTTTGAAGAACTCTGCCAGTTTGTCGATGAAGGTCGCTTTGCCAGATTAGGAGCGTTCACCTATTCCTATGAGCCGGGAACACCGGCTGTGCGACTCCCCGATCATCTTCCCGAAGATGTCAAAGCAGCCCGGCGTGATCGACTCATGGAAATTCAGCAGCCGCATGCGTTTGCCTTTGCTGATCAATGGATTGGCTATGAACTCGATGCCGTACTCGACCGCAAGATCGACGAGCAGACGTGGCTCGGCCGCTGCTTTTTCGATGCGCCAGACATCGACGCGAATGTCTTCGTGACTGGTGAAAACCTTCGCGCAGGTCAGATGATTCCCGTCGAAATCACGGCTCGCGACGGCTACGACTTGCGGGCAGTCGCAATCCCGAATGACGCCGATCTTCCAGCTGGCGATTAA